The proteins below come from a single Cololabis saira isolate AMF1-May2022 chromosome 2, fColSai1.1, whole genome shotgun sequence genomic window:
- the tlnrd1 gene encoding talin rod domain-containing protein 1: protein MATGGSGKSSGEASGGALGAGVQQRKRLASVCDTCKGRVQLVADLLLLSSETRPVAASDGSPLADTFEQCRDTVIARTKELSILTHDIQSQLNMGRFGEAGDRLLEMADLVVSLTECSAHAAYLAAVESPGSQPCQPGLVDRYKVTRCQHEVEQSCHALRVAPLPDLTPQLLLELSQNISANLRTLTDISSQASERSRDRFAKEQFKLSVKSMSTSGTAFLACVREVKSQPSELTRNRCALFSTALLHAVAALVGFATEPQFLGRAAAVTTEGKAVQTAVLGGAMSVVSACVLLTQGLRDVAQHPDGGTRTAEYRERLRSAACAVSAGCTLLTQALRERTSPRTLPPLNSHSVN, encoded by the coding sequence ATGGCTACCGGGGGCTCTGGGAAGTCCTCGGGCGAGGCCTCCGGCGGGGCCCTGGGGGCCGGCGTGCAGCAGAGGAAGCGCCTGGCGTCCGTCTGCGACACCTGCAAGGGCCGGGTGCAGCTGGTGGccgacctgctgctgctgtccagcGAGACCCGGCCGGTGGCGGCGTCGGACGGCTCGCCGCTGGCCGACACCTTCGAGCAGTGCCGCGACACGGTGATCGCGCGCACCAAGGAGCTGTCCATCCTCACCCACGACATCCAGAGCCAGCTGAACATGGGCCGGTTCGGCGAGGCGGGGGACCGCCTCCTGGAGATGGCCGACCTGGTGGTGTCGCTGACCGAGTGCTCGGCCCACGCCGCCTACCTGGCGGCGGTGGAGAGCCCCGGCTCGCAGCCCTGCCAGCCCGGCCTGGTGGACCGCTACAAGGTGACGCGCTGCCAGCACGAGGTGGAGCAGAGCTGCCACGCCCTGCGTGTGGCGCCGCTGCCGGACCTGACCccccagctgctgctggagctgtccCAGAACATCTCGGCCAACCTCAGGACTCTGACGGACATCTCCTCGCAGGCCAGCGAGCGCTCGCGGGACCGCTTCGCCAAGGAGCAGTTCAAGCTGAGCGTGAAGAGCATGAGCACGAGCGGCACGGCCTTCCTGGCCTGCGTGCGCGAGGTCAAGAGCCAGCCCAGCGAGCTGACGCGCAACCGCTGCGCGCTGTTCAGCACAGCGCTGCTGCACGCCGTCGCCGCCCTGGTGGGCTTTGCCACGGAGCCGCAGTTCCTGGGCCGGGCGGCCGCCGTGACGACGGAAGGGAAGGCGGTGCAGACGGCGGTGCTGGGCGGGGCCATGAGCGTGGTGTCGGCGTGCGTGCTGCTCACGCAGGGCCTGCGCGACGTAGCGCAGCACCCCGACGGGGGCACCAGGACGGCGGAGTACCGCGAGCGGCTGCGCAGCGCGGCCTGCGCCGTGTCGGCCGGCTGCACGCTGCTCACGCAGGCGCTGAGGGAGCGCACGTCGCCGCGCACGCTGCCGCCGCTCAACTCCCACTCTGTGAATTAG